The region ACAAAAGGTGAGGGTGACTCACCTTGGAAACACTTTGATGATACGGTATACGGTGGTGACTTTTTGGCTAATCAGCCGCCTGTAAAAGCGATGTGTGAAGCAGCGCCTGGCATCATTGATTTGATGGATCGTATGGGCGTCATGTTTAACCGTACACCAGAGGGTTTGCTTGATTTCCGGCGATTTGGTGGTACGGATGTCCACCGTACAGCATATGCCGGGGCAACTACAGGACAGCAACTGCTATATGCACTTGATGAACAAGTCAGACGCTTTGAAGTCGAAGGTTTGGTTACAAAATTTGAAGGCTGGGAATTTGTGGGTGCTATTATTGATGAAGCCGGTGTTGGTAAAGGGATTGTTGCCCAAGACATCAAAACACATGAAATTAAGTCATTCCCTTCTGATGCAACAATTTTCTCGACTGGCGGGCCAGGAATTATCTTCGGGAAATCAACAAATTCCATGATCAATACTGGGTCGGCAGCCAGTGCGCTTTACCAACAAGGTGTGAAGTATGCTAACGGTGAATTTATTCAAATTCACCCAACCGCAATCCCGGGTGATGACAAGCTTCGTCTGATGAGTGAATCAGCACGTGGTGAAGGTGGTCGTGTTTGGACGTATAAAGATGGAGAACCATGGTACTTCCTGGAGGAAAAATATCCAGCCTACGGAAATCTGGTTACTCGTGATATTGCGACCCGTGAAATTTTTGATGTGTGTGTCAATCAAAAACTTGGTATCAATGGTGAAAATATGGTTTACCTTGATCTATCTCATAAAGATGCAAAAGAATTGGATGTCAAATTAGGTGGAATCATTGAAATTTATGAGAAATTTGTTGGCGATGATCCGCGAAAAGTACCAATGAAGGTTTTCCCGGCGGTTCATTACTCCATGGGCGGTATGTGGGTTGATTATGATCAAATGACCAATAT is a window of Lentibacillus daqui DNA encoding:
- the sdhA gene encoding succinate dehydrogenase flavoprotein subunit, encoding MSNRKVIVVGGGLAGLMATIKAAEAGVNVDLFSIVPVKRSHSVCAQGGINGAVNTKGEGDSPWKHFDDTVYGGDFLANQPPVKAMCEAAPGIIDLMDRMGVMFNRTPEGLLDFRRFGGTDVHRTAYAGATTGQQLLYALDEQVRRFEVEGLVTKFEGWEFVGAIIDEAGVGKGIVAQDIKTHEIKSFPSDATIFSTGGPGIIFGKSTNSMINTGSAASALYQQGVKYANGEFIQIHPTAIPGDDKLRLMSESARGEGGRVWTYKDGEPWYFLEEKYPAYGNLVTRDIATREIFDVCVNQKLGINGENMVYLDLSHKDAKELDVKLGGIIEIYEKFVGDDPRKVPMKVFPAVHYSMGGMWVDYDQMTNIPGIFACGECDYTQHGGNRLGANSLLSAIYGGSVAGPNAIKYIDGLDKHVSDLSSKLFEDREKEEQEKFEAMMKMDGNENAYSLHKELGEIMTDNVTVVRHNDKLMKTYEKLQEFQERWENINVNDTSRWSNQGIMFTRQLKNMLHLARVITLGAYYRNESRGAHYKPDYPDRNDEEWLKTTIARFNKEENAPEISYEEVDTSLIKPRLRDYTKKH